Proteins encoded by one window of Puntigrus tetrazona isolate hp1 chromosome 17, ASM1883169v1, whole genome shotgun sequence:
- the e2f2 gene encoding transcription factor E2F2 isoform X2 produces MFSAVRTDFFNTGLSSPPMNSVPAGYFTQIGNTTAAEQRPNCLYATPHGPEPKPVRTSSGRLPAKRRLDLEEPIYLPEFRTPKGKGNSACARAPSPKTPKSPGERTRYDTSLGLLTKKFVGLLSESADGVLDLNWATEVLEVQKRRIYDITNVLEGVQLIRKKSKNNIQWLVNGVFEGSSCNSEKTSALKKELSELDRQEKALDDLIQSSSTRLRELTEHKDNQRLGYVTYQDIRTISSLKDQTVIAVKAPSETKLEVPEASEGSLQIYLKSKNGPIEVYLCPEECLEDASPVKNVTPRKDYPQTPSSTTPSVFPPAKPQPVEGLPSKPQPSMTGTSGGSLLDVEGILDLPPSLLQITEDQLPGMVFASDASGPFVNFSPQLSHDDYLWGLEDGEGVSDFFDTYDLGDLLKT; encoded by the exons ATGTTCTCCGCAGTGAGGACGGATTTTTTCAACACGGGACTCTCAAGCCCACCGATGAATTCGGTACCGGCTGGATACTTCACTCAGATCGGGAACACAACAGCTGCGGAGCAGAGACCCAACTGTTTGTACGCGACCCCCCACGGGCCGGAGCCTAAGCCGGTGCGGACCTCTTCCGGGCGGCTGCCG GCCAAAAGAAGATTAGATCTAGAAGAGCCAATTTATCTCCCAGAATTCCGTACGCCAAAAGGGAAAGGAAACTCTGCATGTGCAAGGGCACCAAGCCCCAAAA CTCCCAAGTCTCCAGGGGAGCGCACCCGTTACGACACTTCCCTTGGCCTGCTGACTAAGAAATTTGTGGGCTTGCTGAGTGAATCAGCTGACGGGGTTCTGGATCTGAACTGGGCCACAGAAGTCCTTGAGGTTCAGAAGAGACGAATATACGACATCACAAATGTTTTAGAGGGTGTCCAGCTCATCCGCAAGAAATCCAAAAACAACATCCAGtggct GGTCAACGGTGTGTTTGAGGGCTCATCCTGCAATTCAGAGAAGACCAGCGCTCTCAAGAAAGAGCTTTCTGAGCTGGACAGGCAGGAGAAAGCTCTGGACGACCTCATTCAGTCTAGCTCAACGCGGCTGCGCGAACTGACAGAGCACAAGGACAACCAAAG ATTAGGTTATGTGACCTATCAGGACATTCGTACCATAAGCAGCTTGAAAGATCAGACTGTGATTGCTGTGAAAGCACCATCTGAAACCAAACTGGAAGTTCCAGAAGCGTCTGAG gGCTCACTGCAGATTTACTTGAAAAGCAAGAATGGCCCAATTGAGGTGTACTTGTGTCCTGAAGAATGTTTGGAGGATGCTAGTCCCGTCAAGAATGTCACACCCAGAAAAGATTACCCACAAACCCCCAGCTCCACCACGCCCTCTGTCTTCCCACCTGCTAAACCCCAGCCAGTCGAAG GATTGCCTTCAAAGCCCCAGCCATCAATGACTGGCACCAGCGGCGGCTCCCTGCTTGATGTGGAGGGGATCCTGGATCTTCCTCCCAGCCTTCTCCAGATCACAGAAGATCAGCTGCCCGGGATGGTATTCGCATCCGATGCTTCTGGACCCTTTGTTAACTTTTCTCCTCAGCTCAGCCACGACGACTACCTCTGGGGTCTGGAGGATGGAGAGGGCGTATCTGACTTCTTCGACACATACGATCTGGGAGACCTGCTTAAAACATGA
- the e2f2 gene encoding transcription factor E2F2 isoform X1, which yields MMRIPRGISPASGRGAVSGLSCPQKKMFSAVRTDFFNTGLSSPPMNSVPAGYFTQIGNTTAAEQRPNCLYATPHGPEPKPVRTSSGRLPAKRRLDLEEPIYLPEFRTPKGKGNSACARAPSPKTPKSPGERTRYDTSLGLLTKKFVGLLSESADGVLDLNWATEVLEVQKRRIYDITNVLEGVQLIRKKSKNNIQWLVNGVFEGSSCNSEKTSALKKELSELDRQEKALDDLIQSSSTRLRELTEHKDNQRLGYVTYQDIRTISSLKDQTVIAVKAPSETKLEVPEASEGSLQIYLKSKNGPIEVYLCPEECLEDASPVKNVTPRKDYPQTPSSTTPSVFPPAKPQPVEGLPSKPQPSMTGTSGGSLLDVEGILDLPPSLLQITEDQLPGMVFASDASGPFVNFSPQLSHDDYLWGLEDGEGVSDFFDTYDLGDLLKT from the exons ATGATGCGGATACCCAGAGGGATTTCTCCAGCTTCTGGAAGAGGCGCAGTGTCTGGACTCTCGTGCCCACAGAAGAAAATGTTCTCCGCAGTGAGGACGGATTTTTTCAACACGGGACTCTCAAGCCCACCGATGAATTCGGTACCGGCTGGATACTTCACTCAGATCGGGAACACAACAGCTGCGGAGCAGAGACCCAACTGTTTGTACGCGACCCCCCACGGGCCGGAGCCTAAGCCGGTGCGGACCTCTTCCGGGCGGCTGCCG GCCAAAAGAAGATTAGATCTAGAAGAGCCAATTTATCTCCCAGAATTCCGTACGCCAAAAGGGAAAGGAAACTCTGCATGTGCAAGGGCACCAAGCCCCAAAA CTCCCAAGTCTCCAGGGGAGCGCACCCGTTACGACACTTCCCTTGGCCTGCTGACTAAGAAATTTGTGGGCTTGCTGAGTGAATCAGCTGACGGGGTTCTGGATCTGAACTGGGCCACAGAAGTCCTTGAGGTTCAGAAGAGACGAATATACGACATCACAAATGTTTTAGAGGGTGTCCAGCTCATCCGCAAGAAATCCAAAAACAACATCCAGtggct GGTCAACGGTGTGTTTGAGGGCTCATCCTGCAATTCAGAGAAGACCAGCGCTCTCAAGAAAGAGCTTTCTGAGCTGGACAGGCAGGAGAAAGCTCTGGACGACCTCATTCAGTCTAGCTCAACGCGGCTGCGCGAACTGACAGAGCACAAGGACAACCAAAG ATTAGGTTATGTGACCTATCAGGACATTCGTACCATAAGCAGCTTGAAAGATCAGACTGTGATTGCTGTGAAAGCACCATCTGAAACCAAACTGGAAGTTCCAGAAGCGTCTGAG gGCTCACTGCAGATTTACTTGAAAAGCAAGAATGGCCCAATTGAGGTGTACTTGTGTCCTGAAGAATGTTTGGAGGATGCTAGTCCCGTCAAGAATGTCACACCCAGAAAAGATTACCCACAAACCCCCAGCTCCACCACGCCCTCTGTCTTCCCACCTGCTAAACCCCAGCCAGTCGAAG GATTGCCTTCAAAGCCCCAGCCATCAATGACTGGCACCAGCGGCGGCTCCCTGCTTGATGTGGAGGGGATCCTGGATCTTCCTCCCAGCCTTCTCCAGATCACAGAAGATCAGCTGCCCGGGATGGTATTCGCATCCGATGCTTCTGGACCCTTTGTTAACTTTTCTCCTCAGCTCAGCCACGACGACTACCTCTGGGGTCTGGAGGATGGAGAGGGCGTATCTGACTTCTTCGACACATACGATCTGGGAGACCTGCTTAAAACATGA
- the id3 gene encoding DNA-binding protein inhibitor ID-3, giving the protein MKAISPVRSVRSCYEAVCCISEQSLAISRCKSPIEELSDMNDCYSKLKELVPSIPQNKSVSQVEILQHVIDYIFDLQIALENETDTQNTPDMFMSMKNSEMSRNFSKEDEAMCH; this is encoded by the exons ATGAAGGCGATCAGTCCCGTTCGCTCCGTCAGAAGCTGCTATGAAGCCGTGTGCTGCATCTCGGAGCAGAGTCTCGCTATCAGCCGCTGCAAGAGTCCCATCGAGGAGCTGTCCGACATGAATGACTGTTACTCCAAACTCAAGGAGCTGGTGCCCAGCATCCCTCAGAACAAGTCCGTGAGCCAAGTGGAGATTCTTCAGCATGTAATAGATTACATCTTCGATTTACAGATCGCGCTGGAAAACGAGACGGACACACAAAACACGCCTGACATGTTCATGTCAATGAAG AACTCAGAGATGAGCCGCAATTTCTCCAAAGAGGATGAAGCTATGTGCCATTAG